From a single Nostoc sp. MS1 genomic region:
- a CDS encoding type II secretion system F family protein gives MPTFIARVRDTQGKTRSQRVVAESIAQARTNLRDQGLVVQDLKQSINFDFEKFKNSFVKVSVKEKAVFSRQLATLVNAGVAIVRGLGVLGDQCTNKKMKQALLDISNDVQSGVNLSDAMRKHPDCFDGLYVSMIQAGEVGGVLDEVLNRLAKLLEDTARLQNQIKSAMAYPTVVGFLATSIFVGMTVFLIPIFAKIFIEIGTELPALTQFLMDCSTILRSPASVFIFGGFAGVKFAFNQYYKTRVGKETIDRLSLKLPLFGDLIQKTAVARFSRTFGSLTRSGVPILTSLEIVRDTSGNQVVANAIDAARAEIQQGGMISIALQKEQVFPAMAIQMISIGEETGELDAMLMKIADFYEDEVEQAVKALTSVLEPIMILVLGGMVGTILLAMYLPLFKVFEKLG, from the coding sequence ATGCCAACATTTATTGCTCGTGTTCGGGATACACAAGGAAAAACCAGAAGTCAGAGAGTTGTTGCTGAATCTATCGCACAAGCTCGTACGAATTTAAGAGATCAGGGATTAGTAGTTCAAGACCTTAAACAGTCAATTAATTTTGATTTTGAAAAATTTAAAAATTCTTTCGTTAAGGTATCAGTAAAAGAGAAGGCTGTGTTCTCTCGACAACTTGCCACTCTGGTAAATGCTGGGGTTGCAATTGTTAGAGGGCTGGGTGTATTGGGTGATCAATGTACTAATAAAAAAATGAAACAGGCGCTGCTGGACATTAGTAATGATGTTCAAAGTGGGGTAAATCTTTCTGATGCCATGCGTAAGCATCCTGATTGCTTTGATGGTTTATATGTCAGTATGATTCAAGCCGGAGAAGTCGGCGGTGTTCTAGATGAGGTGTTAAATCGTTTAGCTAAATTATTAGAAGATACGGCACGATTACAAAACCAAATTAAATCAGCAATGGCTTATCCAACGGTTGTAGGCTTTTTGGCAACCAGTATTTTCGTTGGGATGACAGTTTTTCTGATTCCTATTTTTGCCAAAATTTTTATCGAAATAGGAACAGAATTACCAGCCTTAACTCAATTTTTGATGGATTGTAGCACCATATTAAGAAGTCCTGCTTCAGTATTTATTTTTGGTGGTTTTGCAGGAGTTAAATTTGCTTTTAACCAATATTATAAAACTCGTGTTGGCAAGGAAACTATTGACCGTCTTTCCCTCAAATTGCCATTGTTTGGTGATTTAATTCAAAAAACCGCAGTTGCCCGCTTTAGTCGTACCTTTGGTTCTTTAACTCGTTCTGGTGTACCCATTCTGACATCTTTAGAAATTGTCCGAGATACTTCGGGAAATCAAGTGGTTGCTAATGCTATAGATGCCGCAAGAGCCGAAATTCAACAAGGGGGTATGATTAGTATCGCCCTACAAAAAGAGCAAGTTTTTCCAGCGATGGCAATTCAAATGATTAGTATCGGTGAAGAAACTGGTGAATTAGATGCAATGCTAATGAAAATTGCTGACTTTTATGAGGATGAGGTGGAACAGGCGGTAAAAGCATTAACTAGCGTTTTAGAACCAATTATGATTTTGGTTTTAGGGGGTATGGTGGGAACGATTTTGTTAGCAATGTATTTACCACTATTTAAGGTATTTGAAAAATTGGGATAA
- a CDS encoding YceD family protein, translating to MDAIFIPQLTKAPERTEEVQVKEFLPGLETLTPVRGLVCVQHQGNYLQVSAQVETIITCTCNRCLQQYNHRLAVDTQEVIWLDDAVEQEQDLPLEREVAMEDLVETLSPNGYFYPSEWLYEQMCLATPQRQLCDINCPGILANDSAESSNQAIDKRWAGLNALKKQLPG from the coding sequence ATGGACGCAATCTTTATTCCGCAGCTAACTAAAGCCCCGGAGCGGACAGAGGAAGTTCAAGTTAAAGAGTTTTTGCCTGGACTAGAAACATTGACACCAGTTCGCGGTCTCGTCTGCGTACAGCATCAGGGTAATTATTTACAAGTTTCGGCTCAGGTAGAAACAATTATTACTTGTACCTGCAATCGCTGCTTACAGCAGTATAATCACCGATTGGCAGTGGATACTCAAGAAGTTATCTGGTTAGATGATGCTGTCGAGCAAGAGCAAGACTTACCTTTAGAACGAGAAGTGGCTATGGAGGATTTGGTAGAAACCTTATCCCCTAATGGTTATTTTTATCCCAGTGAATGGTTGTATGAACAAATGTGTTTAGCTACACCCCAGCGTCAATTGTGTGATATCAATTGTCCGGGTATTTTAGCTAATGACAGTGCTGAAAGTTCAAACCAAGCAATTGATAAGCGTTGGGCTGGGTTAAATGCGTTGAAAAAGCAATTACCTGGATAA
- a CDS encoding protein jag — MSNNPMQRGQQWLQSLLLLTGISAEIHGSLEASQSHDDDSQATDGYWLTIDETNLTPEQIRTLIGADGSVLDAIQYLANSTLNINQPQEGQASYTVELNGYRVKRQAEIQEIAQIAAEQVRSTGQEVEIKSLSSAERRLVHTFLEDFGDLETFSRGKEPHRHLVVRPAVDDEGLELREEKF, encoded by the coding sequence ATGAGCAACAATCCCATGCAGCGAGGTCAGCAGTGGCTACAATCACTGCTGCTACTCACTGGGATATCAGCTGAGATTCACGGTAGTTTAGAAGCTTCCCAATCTCACGACGATGATTCCCAAGCCACAGACGGTTATTGGTTGACAATTGATGAAACCAATTTAACCCCAGAGCAAATTCGCACTCTCATAGGTGCTGATGGTTCTGTATTAGATGCCATTCAATATTTAGCTAATTCTACTCTTAACATTAACCAACCCCAAGAAGGACAAGCTTCCTACACTGTGGAGTTGAACGGTTATCGAGTTAAAAGACAAGCAGAGATTCAAGAAATAGCCCAAATAGCCGCCGAACAAGTACGTTCTACAGGGCAAGAAGTGGAAATTAAATCACTTAGTTCTGCGGAACGGCGTTTAGTGCATACTTTCTTGGAGGACTTTGGTGATTTAGAAACCTTTAGCCGAGGTAAAGAACCCCATCGCCATTTAGTTGTTCGTCCGGCTGTGGATGATGAAGGGCTAGAGCTTAGAGAAGAGAAATTTTAA
- the yidC gene encoding membrane protein insertase YidC: MDFGIGFLSNNVMLPIIDFFYSVVPSYGLAIVALTLIIRFALYPLSAGQIRNMRKMRIVQPLMQKRMAEIKERYKDDPQKQQEEMMNVQKEFGNPLAGCLPLLLQMPVLLALFATLRGSPFAGVNYSVNLQIFPSEQIERIQPQAFATPPQNIYIADGEHTKVTAILPSGNKLAVGEKTKIQYQTLEGKPFSVLLAEHPDSKLYPEWKITKGEDRIKIDAEGNIEALQPGDVTIQGTIPGLAADKGFLFIDALGRVGAIDPDNTVHWDIVAMIVFFGISLYVSQVLSGQNSSGGNPQQDTVNKITPVIFSGMFLFFPLPAGVLMYMVIGNVFQTLQTYILSREPLPEELQKIVETQDKQAVAEQKTLPFEPKSSKKKTTG; encoded by the coding sequence ATGGATTTTGGTATCGGGTTTCTCTCGAACAACGTAATGTTGCCGATCATAGACTTTTTCTATAGCGTAGTGCCGAGCTATGGATTGGCGATCGTTGCTTTAACATTGATAATCCGCTTCGCGCTCTATCCCCTGAGTGCTGGTCAAATTCGCAATATGCGGAAAATGCGAATTGTGCAACCTCTGATGCAAAAGCGGATGGCAGAAATTAAAGAGCGCTACAAAGACGATCCGCAGAAGCAGCAAGAAGAAATGATGAACGTGCAGAAGGAGTTTGGCAACCCCTTAGCCGGATGTTTACCATTACTGCTGCAAATGCCAGTTCTGTTGGCGCTGTTTGCCACCTTACGGGGTTCACCTTTTGCTGGGGTTAACTACTCCGTTAACCTGCAAATCTTCCCCTCCGAACAGATCGAAAGGATTCAACCCCAAGCTTTCGCCACTCCTCCGCAAAACATTTACATTGCCGATGGAGAACATACCAAAGTTACAGCCATCCTCCCTAGTGGTAATAAGTTAGCTGTAGGCGAAAAAACTAAAATTCAATATCAAACTTTAGAAGGCAAACCATTCTCCGTCCTCCTAGCAGAACACCCAGACAGTAAACTTTATCCTGAATGGAAAATTACCAAGGGTGAAGACAGAATTAAAATCGACGCTGAGGGCAACATAGAAGCCTTACAGCCCGGTGATGTCACCATACAAGGGACAATCCCTGGTTTAGCCGCAGATAAAGGCTTCTTGTTCATTGATGCTTTAGGTAGAGTCGGCGCGATTGATCCCGATAACACAGTCCACTGGGATATTGTCGCCATGATTGTCTTCTTTGGTATCAGCCTTTACGTTAGCCAAGTGCTTTCCGGGCAGAACTCAAGCGGTGGCAACCCTCAACAAGATACAGTCAACAAAATCACCCCTGTCATCTTTTCCGGGATGTTTTTGTTTTTCCCCTTGCCAGCTGGTGTACTCATGTACATGGTGATTGGTAACGTCTTCCAGACTTTACAAACTTATATCCTCTCCCGCGAACCTTTACCAGAGGAACTACAAAAAATTGTAGAGACTCAGGATAAACAAGCGGTGGCTGAACAAAAGACATTACCTTTTGAGCCAAAAAGTTCCAAGAAAAAGACCACAGGTTGA
- a CDS encoding PH domain-containing protein yields MGIREEVYYEGGPHVGDLILNILVGLTVVGIPLTVGAIVRALWLRYRITDRRISVTGGWMGRDRSDIIYSEITKVVIVPRGIGIWGDMVVTLRNGSRLEMRAVPNFRQVYDYINEKVAARNPQYSAK; encoded by the coding sequence ATGGGCATTCGTGAAGAAGTTTATTATGAAGGCGGCCCCCACGTTGGGGACTTAATTTTGAATATACTAGTTGGACTAACTGTTGTAGGCATTCCCTTAACAGTTGGGGCAATCGTCCGAGCATTATGGTTACGTTATCGCATTACCGATCGCAGAATATCTGTAACAGGTGGTTGGATGGGACGCGATCGCTCAGACATAATTTACTCAGAAATAACTAAGGTTGTGATAGTTCCCCGTGGTATTGGTATCTGGGGAGATATGGTAGTTACTTTAAGAAACGGTAGTCGTTTGGAAATGCGAGCTGTTCCCAATTTCCGTCAAGTTTATGACTACATTAACGAAAAAGTCGCTGCGAGAAATCCTCAATATAGCGCTAAGTAG
- the rnpA gene encoding ribonuclease P protein component, whose product MALPKANRLRSRQDFQAVFREGLRRHSANFTLRALKPSSANSSSLDTAPKTQTSTLIGVSISTKVSKKAVVRNRLKRQITAAIGQLLPKLAPGWKLVVIVKPKAAETKCVSQQFLQELEQLLAQTEVFNGHS is encoded by the coding sequence GTGGCATTGCCCAAAGCAAACCGATTAAGATCCCGGCAAGATTTTCAGGCAGTTTTCCGAGAAGGGCTGAGACGACATAGTGCCAATTTTACATTGCGTGCATTAAAACCGTCCTCTGCTAACAGTTCTTCTTTGGATACTGCCCCCAAAACCCAAACGAGTACGCTTATTGGTGTTTCGATTAGTACTAAAGTCAGCAAGAAAGCTGTGGTACGTAATCGGCTCAAAAGGCAAATAACTGCGGCGATTGGGCAATTATTGCCGAAATTAGCACCAGGATGGAAATTAGTGGTAATTGTTAAGCCAAAAGCCGCAGAAACTAAGTGCGTAAGCCAACAATTTCTGCAAGAATTAGAGCAGTTGTTGGCACAAACTGAGGTATTCAATGGGCATTCGTGA
- the rpmH gene encoding 50S ribosomal protein L34 translates to MQRTLGGTNRKRKRTSGFRARMRTPDGRNVIRARRKRGRYRLSV, encoded by the coding sequence ATGCAGAGAACCCTTGGAGGGACTAACCGTAAGAGAAAAAGGACTTCTGGGTTTCGTGCCAGAATGCGGACTCCAGATGGCAGAAACGTCATCAGAGCCAGAAGAAAGAGAGGACGTTATCGTTTAAGTGTGTAG
- a CDS encoding DUF2808 domain-containing protein: MRRLLSALAVTGCVIAAVPTVSLAQSLPGFTLFSGVKSENQLPFRLDYGGQSNGWDRYRLRIPAQKMKLAAAQFSITYPDYYKGTFDTKDIEIQVKGKKVPISEVKWDREARILEIFPEEPVPAGSRVELVLSNVRNPAFGGTYYFNCQILSPGDVPLLRYLGTWIISVN, from the coding sequence ATGAGACGTTTACTTTCAGCTTTAGCAGTGACTGGATGTGTAATAGCTGCTGTACCAACTGTCAGCTTGGCACAGAGTTTACCAGGTTTTACACTATTTAGTGGTGTAAAAAGCGAAAATCAACTGCCCTTCCGCTTAGATTATGGTGGACAATCTAATGGCTGGGATAGATATAGGTTAAGGATTCCTGCCCAGAAAATGAAATTGGCAGCCGCTCAATTTTCCATTACTTATCCAGACTACTATAAAGGAACTTTTGATACCAAAGATATTGAGATCCAGGTTAAAGGTAAAAAAGTTCCCATATCCGAAGTCAAATGGGATAGAGAAGCTCGAATACTAGAAATCTTTCCTGAAGAGCCAGTACCAGCAGGTAGCAGAGTAGAATTAGTTCTTTCTAATGTACGTAATCCAGCATTCGGTGGCACATATTATTTCAACTGCCAAATCCTTTCACCCGGAGATGTCCCTTTACTACGATACTTGGGAACTTGGATTATCAGTGTCAATTAG
- a CDS encoding Re/Si-specific NAD(P)(+) transhydrogenase subunit alpha gives MRIAVAKEIEVGERRVALNPDTVARLVKQGLEVWVETGAGERSFFDDAAYAAAGAVIIGDPDKLWGETDVLLKVSPPQEREDGRSEIELLREGAVLISFLNPLGNPTVAQQLAHRQVTALSMELIPRSTRAQSMDALSSQASLAGYKAVLIAAAALPKYFPMLTTAAGTIAPAKVFIMGAGVAGLQAIATARRLGAVVEAFDIRPAVKEEVQSLGAKFVEVKLEEETTAQGGYAKEISEASKQRTQEVVAEHVKNSDVVITTAQVPGRKAPLLVTAEMVAQMKPGSVIVDLAAEQGGNCACTDPGKDIVWNGVTIIGPINLPSSMPVHASQLYSKNLTSLLQLLIKDKALQVDFTDDIIDAACITHAGEIRNQRVKDALQAAVVR, from the coding sequence ATGAGAATAGCAGTTGCTAAAGAAATAGAAGTAGGTGAACGGCGGGTAGCCTTAAATCCTGACACTGTTGCTCGGTTAGTAAAGCAAGGTTTAGAAGTTTGGGTAGAAACAGGTGCGGGAGAACGATCATTTTTTGATGATGCCGCCTATGCAGCAGCAGGAGCGGTAATTATTGGTGATCCCGATAAATTATGGGGCGAAACAGATGTTTTGTTAAAAGTTAGTCCACCGCAAGAACGGGAAGATGGACGTTCGGAAATTGAATTGTTGCGTGAAGGGGCGGTATTAATTAGCTTCCTCAATCCTCTAGGAAATCCTACAGTGGCGCAGCAATTGGCGCATCGGCAAGTCACAGCCTTAAGTATGGAACTGATCCCCAGAAGTACCAGGGCGCAATCGATGGATGCGTTATCTTCTCAAGCATCACTGGCGGGTTACAAAGCAGTATTAATTGCCGCAGCCGCATTACCGAAATATTTCCCAATGCTGACAACTGCTGCCGGCACAATTGCCCCAGCTAAGGTATTTATTATGGGAGCTGGTGTGGCGGGATTGCAAGCGATCGCCACCGCCAGACGTTTGGGTGCAGTGGTAGAAGCCTTCGATATTCGTCCGGCTGTGAAAGAAGAAGTGCAAAGTTTAGGGGCGAAGTTTGTCGAAGTCAAACTGGAAGAAGAAACCACAGCCCAAGGTGGCTATGCAAAAGAAATTTCTGAAGCCAGCAAACAACGTACCCAAGAAGTTGTCGCCGAACACGTAAAAAATTCTGATGTAGTCATTACAACTGCCCAAGTACCAGGAAGAAAAGCACCATTGTTAGTGACGGCAGAAATGGTTGCACAGATGAAACCCGGTTCAGTAATTGTAGACTTAGCCGCAGAACAAGGCGGTAACTGTGCCTGCACCGATCCCGGTAAAGATATTGTCTGGAATGGCGTGACAATTATTGGCCCCATTAATCTCCCTTCATCAATGCCAGTCCACGCCAGCCAATTGTATTCCAAGAACCTCACGTCTTTGCTGCAACTACTAATTAAAGACAAAGCGCTACAAGTAGATTTTACAGACGACATCATCGATGCCGCCTGCATTACCCACGCTGGAGAAATTCGCAATCAACGGGTGAAGGATGCGTTACAAGCTGCGGTGGTTCGGTAA
- a CDS encoding NAD(P) transhydrogenase subunit alpha gives MTEALLAALFVFVLASFIGFEVINKIPPTLHTPLMSGSNAISGIAVIGAILAAGERNTNLSVILGLIAVVLATVNVVGGFLVTDRMLQMFKKKEVKA, from the coding sequence ATGACAGAGGCATTACTTGCTGCTTTGTTTGTGTTTGTTTTAGCATCGTTCATCGGCTTTGAAGTTATTAACAAAATACCGCCTACTCTACATACACCACTCATGTCAGGTTCCAATGCGATTTCTGGCATTGCCGTGATTGGGGCGATATTAGCAGCCGGTGAAAGAAACACTAATTTATCGGTAATTCTCGGTTTGATTGCCGTTGTGCTGGCAACAGTTAACGTAGTTGGCGGCTTCCTCGTCACTGACAGAATGCTGCAAATGTTTAAGAAAAAAGAGGTTAAAGCATGA
- a CDS encoding NAD(P)(+) transhydrogenase (Re/Si-specific) subunit beta, translating to MSDFLPTGIQLTYLVAASLFILGLKKLGSPATARNGNVVAAVGMLLAIVATMLDQHVLNYEMILIGLAIGSALGAIAAYKVQMTQMPQMVGLLNGLGGAASALVAVAEFWRLLDAGASVPLDVNISMLLDVLIGGVTFTGSFLAFAKLQGLISGSPITFPLQQPFNLLLLGAYVAGSAYLIVNPHSLPVFLAVVAVSLVLGVMFVIPIGGGDMPVVISLLNSLSGVAAAAAGFVVMNNMLIIAGALVGASGIILTEIMCKAMNRSLLSVLFSAFGSGGNAAAGAAAAGATNQAVHSIDPEEGAMMLGYARSVVIVPGYGMAVAQAQHSIRELADQLERMGVDVKYAIHPVAGRMPGHMNVLLAEANVPYTQLYDMEDINPQFEQADVALVVGANDVVNPAARSDRNSPIYGMPILEVDRAKHTIVIKRGMSAGFAGVDNELFYKDKTTMLFGSAKDMVAKLVSEVKQL from the coding sequence ATGAGCGACTTTTTACCAACTGGAATACAGCTGACGTACTTAGTCGCTGCATCCTTATTTATTTTGGGTTTAAAAAAATTAGGTTCTCCAGCGACGGCGCGTAATGGGAATGTAGTTGCGGCTGTGGGGATGTTGCTGGCAATTGTGGCGACGATGTTGGATCAGCATGTCCTCAATTATGAAATGATTTTGATAGGCTTGGCGATTGGTTCGGCACTGGGTGCGATCGCAGCTTACAAAGTGCAGATGACACAAATGCCCCAAATGGTGGGTTTACTTAACGGTTTAGGTGGTGCGGCTTCAGCTTTAGTTGCTGTGGCTGAGTTCTGGCGGTTATTAGATGCTGGTGCGTCTGTACCTCTAGATGTCAACATTTCCATGTTATTGGATGTGTTAATTGGTGGTGTCACCTTCACAGGTAGTTTTCTCGCCTTCGCAAAGTTGCAAGGATTAATTAGCGGTTCGCCAATTACCTTTCCTTTGCAACAACCATTTAACTTGTTGCTTTTGGGCGCTTATGTCGCCGGAAGTGCGTACTTAATTGTCAACCCCCATAGCTTACCAGTCTTTTTGGCAGTCGTTGCCGTCTCCTTAGTCTTGGGTGTGATGTTTGTCATCCCCATCGGTGGGGGAGATATGCCCGTGGTAATTTCGCTGTTAAACTCCTTGTCAGGGGTAGCGGCGGCGGCGGCGGGTTTCGTGGTGATGAACAATATGTTAATCATCGCCGGTGCATTGGTAGGGGCTTCCGGTATCATCCTTACCGAAATCATGTGTAAAGCCATGAACCGTTCCCTCCTCAGCGTGTTGTTTAGCGCGTTTGGTTCTGGGGGAAATGCTGCTGCTGGTGCGGCGGCGGCTGGTGCAACAAATCAAGCAGTCCACAGCATTGATCCCGAAGAAGGGGCGATGATGTTGGGTTATGCCCGTTCTGTGGTAATTGTTCCTGGTTACGGGATGGCTGTAGCCCAAGCACAGCATAGTATCCGCGAATTGGCAGATCAATTAGAACGGATGGGTGTTGATGTTAAGTATGCCATTCACCCTGTTGCTGGAAGAATGCCCGGACACATGAATGTGTTGTTGGCTGAGGCGAATGTGCCATATACCCAGTTGTATGACATGGAAGATATTAATCCCCAATTTGAGCAAGCGGATGTAGCTTTAGTAGTTGGGGCTAATGATGTAGTTAACCCTGCGGCACGTAGCGATCGCAATAGTCCAATTTACGGGATGCCAATTTTGGAAGTAGATAGGGCAAAGCACACTATTGTGATTAAGCGTGGGATGAGTGCGGGTTTTGCTGGTGTGGATAATGAGTTGTTCTACAAAGATAAAACCACCATGCTTTTTGGTAGTGCTAAGGATATGGTGGCGAAATTAGTTTCTGAGGTGAAGCAGCTTTAG